Genomic window (Megamonas funiformis):
TTAGCGATACACATGGTTGTCATGAAAGATTTTCACTTGCTTTTGATAAATATTTTAAAGATGCAGATATGATTATTCATGCAGGAGATGTTTTATATCATGGACCAAGAAATCCTATGCTTTCCGATTATAATCCTGCCAAACTTGCAGAAAAATTAAATGCTTGTAGTATGCCTGTGGTTATCTGCCGTGGTAATTGTGATAGTGAAGTTGATACTTTAGTATTAGATATGCCAATTCAAGCACCATATACTTATGTAGTAGCAGAAGGCTTAAAGATAGTTACTACTCATGGTCATTATGTAGAAACAGATGAAGCAAAAGATAAAATGGCTAAAGCTTTAAAAGCAGATATTTTCATTTCTGGTCATGTGCATATTAATGTTTTAGAAAAAAGAGGAAATACAGTATTTTTAAATCCGGGTTCTCCATCACTTAGTAAACGTGAAGATAATAGAGCAACTGTAGCTGTATTAGAGGATAAAACTATTAAAATTATCGATATAGATACAGATGAAGTGATAATGACTTTGACATTATGATAAGAATTGCTATAATAAGTGAGGATACAAATGAAATCAGTTGTATCCTCTATTATTTTGTATAGGTAATTAGTATTTTTAGAAGAAAAGAAGAAATGGTAGGTAATTATGTTCAATATTAGAGAGCATCGAACACTGCGTCGGTTAGATTTGCCTTTGACTTTAGCAGTCATTGGAATTTTAATAGTAGGTCTTATTACAATAGCTAGTGCAACTCATGTAAATACACCTAGCGATGATAGATATTGGTATTTACAAAGACAGGGCATGTTTGCAGTTGGTGGATTGATTTGGGCTTTTATGATAACGAATTTTTTCGATTATCGAGCTTTGAAAAACTGGGGTAATAAGATATATATTTTCAATTTAATCATGTTACTTGCTGTTATGTTTTTCGGTCATGCAGCATTAGGGGCACAGCGTTGGATACAGATAGGGCCTATCAGTATACAGCCATCAGAGTTTTCTAAAGTAATTATGATTATCGCTTTGGCGACATTATTAGAAAGTCGAATTGGACATCTAAGCAAATGGAGAGAAGTAATACCAGTTGCTTTATTTGTTTTAGTGCCGTTCTTATTGGTAGCAAAACAGCCGGATTTGGGTACAGGTTTAGTATTTTTAGCTATTTTCTTGGGTATGATTTTCGTCGCAGGTATTAGTTTAAAAATATTAGGAATTGTATTTGGTGCATTTTTGGCGATGTTGCCGATAATATGGCAATTTTTACATGATTATCAAAAAATGCGTATCATGGTATTTATTGACCCAAATGTTGACCCATTAGGCTCAGGATATCATATCATACAATCAAAAATAGCCATTGGTTCAGGAATGCTTTTTGGTAAAGGTCTTTTTGGTGGTACACAAAGTCAATTAAACTTCTTACCAGAAAATCATACGGACTTTATTTTCGCCGTTGTTGGTGAAGAATTTGGTTTTATTGGTGCAGCATTTTTATTATGTCTGTATTTAATCGTATTGTGGCGTGGTGTTAAAATAGCGCGAGAATGTAAAGACGCTTTTGGTATGTTATTAGCTTCAGGCATTACCTCTATGTTAGCTTTCCATTTATTAGTAAATGTAGGTATGACAATGGGGGTTATGCCAGTAACAGGTATACCACTTCCTCTTATGAGTTATGGTGTAAGTTCATTGTTGACGAATGTAACATGTTTAGGCTTATTGATGAATATTCATATGAAGCAACAAAGTTTACACTTTTAATTTTTAGTCGAAAAATTAATTTTCATTATTCGTTTTAAAATAATATGGAGATGTAGTGAAATCTTTTCCATATGGTTTAAACGGATTAAAGCATAAATTATATAATTCAGTAGCGTAAGTATCTATAGCTAACATTTCTTCAAACGTTGTCAATTTTTGTTGGCAACGTTTTTTGCTGTCTAAATATGATGTTGTTTTAGTTATAATAGGAATAGAAGCATTTTTTTTCATTTGTTTAAGTAATTCTGTACCCTTATCATTAAAAGCTAAAACACGGGCATATAAAGCGCCTGTATCATCAAATCTTTGTATAAGGTCTTTAGTTATATTTAGTAGTAAATATAATGTTAAACGTTGTAAATTTGTCAAAGGATATCTTTTCGATTTTAATTTTTGAAAGAAATCTTGTAAATTGATAGCTTCATTGGCAGTTTTTAACAATTTATATTCTAATCCTTCGCGAATACCATAAATTTTTGTTAATTCATCAAGTTTAGCTAGTCGTAATTTACTGATTAAATTGGTAAACAGATAATCTAAATGAGGTAAATCTTGTGTTTGGTGAATTTCTTGCAAAAGAAAATAAGTTTCATCTGGTACAACTTGTTTAAGCTTGGAAAAATTGCTATTATTTGTATATAAAGAATGGCGAATGGCTGTACCACTAGCAAAATTTTCTTGATAATTCAAGTTATTATGTTCTGCTTTCATGCGTTGAATTATATTTACGGTTAAAGGCTTTTCTAAATTTAAATTAGCTTTTAAATATTCAATGCCTAAAATAGTATTAGGAGCTTTTAAAATATCTTCAGAAATATTGGTGAGATTACTTAAAACTTCACTAGTTACAGCAGCATATGATTGACCATCAGCAAGTTTATTTTTTAACATTTGTTGAAATTTTTCACTTTGAGAAGTTTGGGCAATAAATGTTAACTCTTTTTCATTAGTGTATTCGCTACCAAAACAAATAGTATCTACACAGTGTAATTTATGCAGTAAATCAATGCCACCTTTGGCAAAATATTGGGCGCTACGAACAGCAAATACAAAAGGAAGCTCAATGACTAAATCAATGCCATTAGCTACAGCAAGTTTAGCTCTTTGCCATTTATCAACTAAGGCAATTTCTCCACGTTGCGTGAAATTACCACTCATAACAGCGATGAAATAGCTGTCAGGAAAATTTTCTTTATGTTTTTGAATGAGATATTTATGACCATTATGAAATGGATTATATTCACTAATAATTCCAGTTATTGACATTTTTAATTCACTTTCTTTGATTTTTATTTTATAATTTTTTTAGCGATAAAAAATATTTTAGCATAGAAGTAAAATTTTTCCTAAAAATTTTACTTGGATTGTTTGACAAAATATATAGCTACGGCTATAATGAATTGAGGTTGATTGCAATGATGAAAATAAATGTATCGGAAATAGCTGAACAAATTGGTCATGAAAAGGCTTTTAGTTTTGATGCAAAACCCGAAGACATTGGGCCACTTTTAGATGATTGTAAGTTAGAAGGTCCCATCATGGTCAAAGGAACCGCAACTAATACTGGTACTTGTTTTCGCTTAGAGGGAAAGATTTTTTGCACTATTTCAGAGATTTGTGATAGATGTTTAGAATATTTCCAGACAAAAAGTGAATATTCTTTTGCGGAAGAATATACAAGAGATGAAGAATTTGCAAAAATTAAAGAGATAAATCATTTTGACGGCGATATTATTAATATCGGCGATTTAGTGCGTGATATTATAATTTCTGCTCAGCCGACAAAACATTTATGTTCCAAAGATTGCAAAGGATTATGTAGTGTATGCGGTGCTAATTTGAATAAAACCGAATGCGGTTGCAATAGGGAAAGTATTGACCCAAGACTTGCAGCTTTGCAGGATTTATTGAAAAAATAGGTAAAAGCAATTTAGCTTGAAGAACCTTTAGTTATTTAAGGAGGTGTGTAGTAAATGGCAGTACCTAAGCGTAAAATGTCAAAAGCTCGTCGTGACAGACGTCGTGCTAACTGGAAATTAGAAGCTCCTGGTTATGTTGCATGCCCTCAGTGTCATGAACCAAAAATGCCTCATCATGTTTGCACTGAATGTGGTTATTATGATGGTAAAGAAGTTATCGCTTCTGCAGAATAATTTTCTGGAGCGAATTAGTATGCTCCCTTTATAGATATAGTGATATTAAATTTCTCTATCTATAAAGGGAGCATATTTTATTTTATAGTAAAAATAAATGTATTTTTGAGTTGGATTTTATCTTGTATAGTCAATTAGTTAAGGGAAATTATACTTGCCAATTAGAAAAAAAGTTTGTATAATAACCAATTGTAACTGATTATATTATCTGGTACTAAAAGTTGGTGTGAAGGATGACACGTGAAAAAAAGCGAATAAGACAAAGTCTATTAATAGATTATGTGAAATCCAAACCCTTCTTTACGGATGAGGAATTGGCAAAACTTTTGAATGTTAGTATACAGACTATTAGGTTAGACCGTTTAGAGCTAGGTATACCAGAGCTTAGAGAGCGAGTAAAACAATTAGCTGAAGCTACGCAGAAAAAAGTTAAATCTATTAGTAGTAGTGAAGTTTCTGGGGAACTATTAGAATTAGAATTGGGAAAATCAGGCATTTCGCTAATGAATATCACTGAAGATATGGTTTTTGAAAAAACTAAAATAGCAAAAGGTGCATATATGTTTGCACAGGCAAATTCATTAGCATTAGCATTGATTGATGCTCCCATGGCGGTAACAGGTGTTGCTAATATAAAATATAAAGCTCCAGTTCGTGTTGGCGATAAATTAATCGCTAAAGCAGAGTTAAAACACAAACGAGGAAATAAATTCTTTGTTTGGGTGAAAATTAAAAATGTTACAGAAGAAGTTTTTAGAGCAAAATTTATTCTTGTTTCATTAGAAGATAATGGAGGATCCGAGGTATGAAAATTGCAGTAGATGCTATGGGCGGAGATTTTGCACCTAAAGAGATTGTAGCAGGTGCAATACTTGCAGCTAAACGCTATGATTGTGAAATTGTACTAGTCGGTGATCAAACTCAAATTCAAAAAGAGTTAGATAAAAATTATCCAGAATGGAGAAAAAGTACCATCTCCATTCATCATGCTAGTGATGTAGTGGGCATGGGTGAACACCCTGGAGTAGCAGTGCGTAGAAAAAAAGATTCTTCTATCGTTGTAGCTACTCGTTTAGTAAAAGAAGGCAAATGTGATGCTGTATTATCTGCAGGCAATACAGGTGCAGCAGCAGCATCAGCGTTATTTATTTTAGGCAGAATAAAGGGAATTGATAGACCTTCAATTGCTACACCTATACCTACAGGAAAAGGTAGCGTTACTTTATTGTTAGATTCAGGTGCAAATGTAGATTGTAAACCAAAACATCTTTGCCAAAGTGCATTGATGGGGTCAATCTATGCCAAGTGTATGCTAGGATTAGAAAATCCAGCTGTAGGTTTATTAAATATTGGTGAAGAAGCAACTAAAGGCAATGAACAGGCTCAAGCGACATATCCTATGTTAAAAAGCATGAAAACTATTAATTTCAAAGGAAATGCTGAAGGTCGAGATGTACCAACAGGCCAATTTGACGTGGTAGTTTGCGATGGATTTGTAGGAAATGTTGTTTTAAAATTTGCTGAAGGTTTAGCAAAAACTTTAGTTAGTTTAGCTAAAGAAGCCATAAATAAGGGTGGTATATTAGCTAAATTAGGAGCATTAATGTTAATGCCTGCCTTAAAAAAATTAGGAAAAGATATAGATGTTTCTGAATATGGTGGAGCTCCTTTACTAGGAGTAAATGGTTGTTGTATAATATCTCATGGTAGTTCTAATGCAAAAGCTATTTGTAGCGCTATTAGACAGGCCAGTGAATTTGTACAAAAAGATGTAATAACTCAAATTCGAGACAATATAGACAAGGAGGAGATTTGGAGCCATGACACTGAAGTTAAATAGTGCAGGCATTATTGGAATAGGATACCATGTTCCAGAAAAAATCCTCACTAATGCAGATATTGAAAAATTAGTAGATACTAATGACGAATGGATAACAGAACGTACAGGTATCAAAGAAAGACGTATTTCTGCAAAAGATGAGCCAACATCAGAATTAGCGTATAAAGCTGCTATTAAAGCTTTAGAAGATGCGAAAGTATCTGCTGAAGAATTAGATATGATAATAGTAGCGACAATCTCTGCCGATTGTAATACCCCATCAACAGCATGTATTTTGCAAGAAAAATTGGGAGCTAAAAATGCAGCAGCTTTTGATTTATCTGCGGCATGTTCTGGTTTTGTTTATGGGTCTGCAATTGCAACACAGTTTATTGAAACTGGTGTTTATAAAAAAGTATTAGTTGTAGGTGCTGAAACATTATCTAAATTTGTAAATTGGCACGACAGAAATACTTGTATCATCTTTGCTGATGGAGCAGGTGCTGCTGTATTTGGTGAAGTTGAACAAGGTTATGGTATGTTATCTTTTGATTTGGGTGCTGATGGAAGTGGCGCTACCACTATTGAAATTCCAGGTGGGGGAAGTAAACATCCAGCAGACCAAGAATCTATAGATAATCATATGCATTGCTTGCATATGAATGGAAAAGAAACATTCCGCTTTGCTGTAAAAGCTATGGGCTCTACAGTAATGAAATCTTTAGAACGTGCTGGATTGCAAAAAGAAGATATTGATTATTTAATTCCGCATCAGGCAAATATTCGTATTATTGAATCTGCAGCAAAACGTTTGCATTTACCAATGGATAAAGTATTTGTAAATATAGAAAAATATGGTAATGCATCAGCGGCATCTATTCCAATTGCAATGGCTGAAGCTTATCAATCTGGAAAATTGAAAAAAGGCGAAATCATAGCTCTTTCTGGTTTTGGTGCAGGTCTTACATGGGCATCTTGCATTATGAAATGGGCTAAGGAGGACTAAACAATGTTCGAAAATAATCCTATCTGTAAATTATTAAATATTAAATATCCAATTTTTCAAGGTGGTATGGCTTGGCTTGGTACAGCTGAATTAGCAGCTGCAGTGTCTAATGCTGGTGGTCTTGGAATAATTGGTGCTGGACATATGCCTCCTGATCTTTTAAGAGCTGAAATTCAAAAAGTAAAACAATGGACAGACAAACCATTTGGTGTAAATATCATGCTTATGTCTCCATTTGTTAAAGAAGTTATTCAAGTAGTGCTTGATGAACGTGTACCAGTTGTAACAACAGGGGCAGGAAATCCTGGTGAATATATACCTGCATTTAAAGAAATTGGTACTAAAGTAATACCAGTTGTTGCATCTGTCGCACTTGCAAAACGTTTAGCTCGCACTGGTGTTGATGCACTTATTGCCGAAGGAACAGAAAGTGGCGGACATGTAGGAGAAATCACTACAATGACACTTGTACCTCAAGTTGTAGATGCAGTAGATATCCCAGTTATTGCAGCTGGTGGTATAGCTGACGCTCGTGGCATGATGGCAGCATTTGCTCTTGGTGCTCAGGGCGTACAAATGGGTTCAAGATTTGTAGTTTCTAGTGAATGTATCGCTCACGAAAATTATAAAAAATTAGTTTTACGTGCAAAAGACCGTTCTACTGTTGTAACAGGTCGTTCTACAGGGCACCCTGTACGCGTTATAGCTAATAAATTAACTCGTAAATTTGATGAATTAGAAAAAGCAAATGCACCAGTTGAAGAAATTGAAAAATTAGGTGCAGGTGGATTAAATCTTGCAGCAAGAAAAGGCGATGTAGAAATGGGTTCTGTAATGATTGGACAGATTGCAGGTATGTTAAACGAAATAAAACCTGTTCAAGAA
Coding sequences:
- the fapR gene encoding transcription factor FapR translates to MTREKKRIRQSLLIDYVKSKPFFTDEELAKLLNVSIQTIRLDRLELGIPELRERVKQLAEATQKKVKSISSSEVSGELLELELGKSGISLMNITEDMVFEKTKIAKGAYMFAQANSLALALIDAPMAVTGVANIKYKAPVRVGDKLIAKAELKHKRGNKFFVWVKIKNVTEEVFRAKFILVSLEDNGGSEV
- the plsX gene encoding phosphate acyltransferase PlsX produces the protein MKIAVDAMGGDFAPKEIVAGAILAAKRYDCEIVLVGDQTQIQKELDKNYPEWRKSTISIHHASDVVGMGEHPGVAVRRKKDSSIVVATRLVKEGKCDAVLSAGNTGAAAASALFILGRIKGIDRPSIATPIPTGKGSVTLLLDSGANVDCKPKHLCQSALMGSIYAKCMLGLENPAVGLLNIGEEATKGNEQAQATYPMLKSMKTINFKGNAEGRDVPTGQFDVVVCDGFVGNVVLKFAEGLAKTLVSLAKEAINKGGILAKLGALMLMPALKKLGKDIDVSEYGGAPLLGVNGCCIISHGSSNAKAICSAIRQASEFVQKDVITQIRDNIDKEEIWSHDTEVK
- the yfcE gene encoding phosphodiesterase yields the protein MKIGIISDTHGCHERFSLAFDKYFKDADMIIHAGDVLYHGPRNPMLSDYNPAKLAEKLNACSMPVVICRGNCDSEVDTLVLDMPIQAPYTYVVAEGLKIVTTHGHYVETDEAKDKMAKALKADIFISGHVHINVLEKRGNTVFLNPGSPSLSKREDNRATVAVLEDKTIKIIDIDTDEVIMTLTL
- a CDS encoding beta-ketoacyl-ACP synthase III, producing the protein MTLKLNSAGIIGIGYHVPEKILTNADIEKLVDTNDEWITERTGIKERRISAKDEPTSELAYKAAIKALEDAKVSAEELDMIIVATISADCNTPSTACILQEKLGAKNAAAFDLSAACSGFVYGSAIATQFIETGVYKKVLVVGAETLSKFVNWHDRNTCIIFADGAGAAVFGEVEQGYGMLSFDLGADGSGATTIEIPGGGSKHPADQESIDNHMHCLHMNGKETFRFAVKAMGSTVMKSLERAGLQKEDIDYLIPHQANIRIIESAAKRLHLPMDKVFVNIEKYGNASAASIPIAMAEAYQSGKLKKGEIIALSGFGAGLTWASCIMKWAKED
- a CDS encoding YceD family protein, with translation MMKINVSEIAEQIGHEKAFSFDAKPEDIGPLLDDCKLEGPIMVKGTATNTGTCFRLEGKIFCTISEICDRCLEYFQTKSEYSFAEEYTRDEEFAKIKEINHFDGDIINIGDLVRDIIISAQPTKHLCSKDCKGLCSVCGANLNKTECGCNRESIDPRLAALQDLLKK
- the rodA gene encoding rod shape-determining protein RodA, which produces MFNIREHRTLRRLDLPLTLAVIGILIVGLITIASATHVNTPSDDRYWYLQRQGMFAVGGLIWAFMITNFFDYRALKNWGNKIYIFNLIMLLAVMFFGHAALGAQRWIQIGPISIQPSEFSKVIMIIALATLLESRIGHLSKWREVIPVALFVLVPFLLVAKQPDLGTGLVFLAIFLGMIFVAGISLKILGIVFGAFLAMLPIIWQFLHDYQKMRIMVFIDPNVDPLGSGYHIIQSKIAIGSGMLFGKGLFGGTQSQLNFLPENHTDFIFAVVGEEFGFIGAAFLLCLYLIVLWRGVKIARECKDAFGMLLASGITSMLAFHLLVNVGMTMGVMPVTGIPLPLMSYGVSSLLTNVTCLGLLMNIHMKQQSLHF
- the rpmF gene encoding 50S ribosomal protein L32; amino-acid sequence: MAVPKRKMSKARRDRRRANWKLEAPGYVACPQCHEPKMPHHVCTECGYYDGKEVIASAE
- the fabK gene encoding enoyl-[acyl-carrier-protein] reductase FabK: MFENNPICKLLNIKYPIFQGGMAWLGTAELAAAVSNAGGLGIIGAGHMPPDLLRAEIQKVKQWTDKPFGVNIMLMSPFVKEVIQVVLDERVPVVTTGAGNPGEYIPAFKEIGTKVIPVVASVALAKRLARTGVDALIAEGTESGGHVGEITTMTLVPQVVDAVDIPVIAAGGIADARGMMAAFALGAQGVQMGSRFVVSSECIAHENYKKLVLRAKDRSTVVTGRSTGHPVRVIANKLTRKFDELEKANAPVEEIEKLGAGGLNLAARKGDVEMGSVMIGQIAGMLNEIKPVQEIIDDIVNNLAKVMENTQNICK
- a CDS encoding nucleotidyltransferase; protein product: MSITGIISEYNPFHNGHKYLIQKHKENFPDSYFIAVMSGNFTQRGEIALVDKWQRAKLAVANGIDLVIELPFVFAVRSAQYFAKGGIDLLHKLHCVDTICFGSEYTNEKELTFIAQTSQSEKFQQMLKNKLADGQSYAAVTSEVLSNLTNISEDILKAPNTILGIEYLKANLNLEKPLTVNIIQRMKAEHNNLNYQENFASGTAIRHSLYTNNSNFSKLKQVVPDETYFLLQEIHQTQDLPHLDYLFTNLISKLRLAKLDELTKIYGIREGLEYKLLKTANEAINLQDFFQKLKSKRYPLTNLQRLTLYLLLNITKDLIQRFDDTGALYARVLAFNDKGTELLKQMKKNASIPIITKTTSYLDSKKRCQQKLTTFEEMLAIDTYATELYNLCFNPFKPYGKDFTTSPYYFKTNNEN